The following proteins come from a genomic window of Hymenobacter canadensis:
- a CDS encoding MFS transporter, producing the protein MPASAPPLLPAASSPFTPLRIPIFRMLWIASFVSNIGTWMQNVGAVGLMTELTPSPVLVALLQTAAALPVFLLSLPAGALADLVDRRKMLLTTQTWMATVALLLAAITLLGFNNPWLLLTLTFLLGLGGALNNPVWQTVTPELVPRAELPQAIALNSVSFNLARAFGPALGGLVIGYFSAGAAFLLNGLSFLATIYMVYSWKRAPQTTSSLATERVVAAIRGGVRYARFSPPVQHILVRGVSFTFGASALLALMPAVVIRQLQLPTSFYSILLSCMGAGAVLGALLLPRLNRRLSIDWRVTLATAAFALGLLGLAYSGSKPLLMALLVLVGLAWMLVLNSFSVGVQTVVPRWVQARTISLYLLTIQGGMALGSVVWGAVASRWGLPAALAGAATWLTLSTLLGLRFSLYNAPETLDHTPARPRPEPLLAEAPAPTAGPVIITTTYQVAPENRPTFTYLMDQLADIRRREGAIGWGLYVDLAEPTRLVEYFMTESWEEHAQQHERGVSRDEAALKTQLRALHQGPGAPAVAHLLAQSYHDTSPPPVMVPGSTRLVASTAGEAT; encoded by the coding sequence ATGCCTGCCTCTGCCCCACCGCTTCTACCTGCGGCCTCCTCGCCGTTTACGCCGCTGCGCATCCCTATTTTCCGGATGCTCTGGATTGCGTCGTTCGTGTCCAACATCGGCACCTGGATGCAGAACGTGGGCGCCGTGGGTTTGATGACGGAGCTGACGCCCTCGCCGGTGCTGGTGGCCCTGCTCCAGACGGCCGCCGCGCTGCCCGTGTTCCTGCTGAGTCTGCCCGCCGGCGCCCTCGCCGACCTTGTGGACCGGCGCAAGATGCTGCTCACCACCCAGACCTGGATGGCCACGGTGGCGCTGCTGCTGGCGGCCATCACGCTGCTGGGCTTCAACAACCCGTGGCTGCTGCTCACGCTCACGTTTCTGCTGGGGCTGGGCGGCGCCCTCAACAACCCCGTCTGGCAAACCGTGACGCCCGAGCTGGTGCCCCGCGCCGAGCTGCCCCAGGCCATTGCCCTCAACAGCGTCAGCTTCAATCTGGCCCGGGCCTTCGGGCCGGCGCTGGGCGGGCTGGTGATTGGGTATTTCTCGGCGGGGGCGGCGTTTCTACTGAACGGGCTGTCGTTTCTGGCCACCATCTATATGGTGTACAGCTGGAAGCGGGCCCCGCAGACTACTTCTTCGCTGGCTACCGAGCGGGTGGTGGCGGCCATCCGGGGCGGGGTACGCTACGCCCGCTTTTCGCCGCCGGTGCAGCACATCTTGGTGCGGGGCGTGAGCTTCACGTTTGGGGCCAGCGCCCTGCTGGCCCTGATGCCGGCCGTGGTAATCCGGCAGCTGCAGCTGCCCACTTCGTTCTACTCCATCCTGCTCTCGTGCATGGGCGCTGGGGCAGTGCTGGGGGCGCTGCTGCTGCCGCGCCTCAACCGCCGCCTCAGCATCGACTGGCGCGTGACGCTGGCCACCGCCGCCTTTGCGCTGGGGCTGTTGGGGCTGGCCTACTCGGGCAGCAAGCCACTGCTGATGGCACTGCTGGTGCTGGTGGGGCTGGCCTGGATGCTGGTGCTCAACTCGTTCAGCGTGGGCGTGCAAACCGTAGTGCCGCGCTGGGTGCAGGCCCGCACCATCAGCCTGTATTTGCTTACCATTCAGGGTGGTATGGCGCTGGGCAGCGTAGTGTGGGGGGCGGTGGCCAGCCGTTGGGGGCTGCCGGCGGCGTTGGCCGGCGCGGCCACCTGGCTCACGCTCAGCACCCTGCTGGGGCTGCGCTTCTCGCTCTACAACGCTCCCGAAACCCTCGACCACACGCCGGCCCGCCCCCGCCCCGAGCCGCTGCTGGCCGAGGCCCCCGCGCCCACGGCCGGCCCGGTCATCATCACCACCACCTACCAGGTCGCGCCCGAAAACCGCCCCACCTTCACCTACCTCATGGACCAGCTGGCCGATATCCGGCGGCGCGAGGGAGCCATCGGCTGGGGCCTCTACGTGGATCTGGCCGAGCCCACCCGCCTGGTGGAGTACTTCATGACCGAATCGTGGGAGGAGCACGCGCAGCAGCACGAGCGGGGCGTCAGCCGCGACGAGGCGGCGCTCAAAACCCAGCTGCGGGCGCTGCACCAGGGCCCGGGCGCCCCGGCAGTGGCGCACCTGCTGGCCCAGTCCTACCACGATACTTCGCCGCCGCCCGTGATGGTGCCCGGCAGCACCCGCCTGGTGGCCAGCACCGCCGGCGAGGCCACGTAG